One Candidatus Thorarchaeota archaeon genomic window carries:
- a CDS encoding transposase, with product MKERREMTTTGTVRCHSRTQAMQKTMNDRLIRWSSIHTGLTYLIEEFTLNSSERVVLRKGKGRQPDPRFRRGRWNEEIQEMLSREHGRKVERIDLNVLSGHFEKYVEIVNDVLSRVYSDKELLERLGEELVEKAGHGYVVLKRNSALAYKDNEAIREKTYERLYRNALEQAARIVQSDWMRRQLLIAGLEVLNNDQDLLRRLLGNKYIPRQLIQLMKDTLKKKNGNSYYYALSAAQQLRKRLDHELLGSRGEPLGWRTSQRRRVSKYVREDPSSFSLARDTIRGWLKNGYPFETPLMLSAVCDFSASTENMPGQGYWFSLDRDRENEVLFHLKLPRPIRGREHKSSPYRVQTLTLRFLDWLVRAAQRDERKARDAAMHGKKGRARQLRFRAAKMRDQHMQLVNTIELQHAVYRLTRLKSRKGDPEEIERLKTRVARLRLARRSAPPRIIMRGERVVLQIPFLPPHRELIAKTIGEREYHRRAGADRGVRVPLVVSVSTGKDRYVDEIIEMTGLLERREALRQETRWLSGEVARKKRNWESKTETKKMGTSEYRQQYPGPLLKKMRHLAAVWRKIRRLDREIARQVASRAVWWCEEHEVRTLVFESLKNYTPPAGKRGLSWALSTNLWARIWETIVYMRQQLGHKYGGVWSVNPKWTSQTCSACGERGYRIEWPGAREERRGGEYFYCPHCEAELHADVNAARNIIYVPSAVAGRTDGTACPRLSN from the coding sequence ATGAAAGAGCGAAGAGAAATGACGACCACAGGTACAGTCCGGTGTCATTCGCGGACGCAAGCAATGCAAAAGACAATGAATGACAGATTAATAAGGTGGTCGTCTATCCATACTGGTCTAACCTATCTGATTGAAGAGTTCACATTGAACTCTTCTGAGAGAGTAGTCTTGCGAAAAGGAAAGGGGCGACAGCCGGACCCCCGATTTAGAAGAGGAAGGTGGAACGAGGAAATCCAAGAGATGCTCTCACGAGAGCACGGACGAAAAGTAGAGAGAATAGATCTGAATGTGCTATCAGGACACTTTGAGAAGTATGTAGAGATAGTAAATGACGTGCTCTCCAGAGTCTATAGTGACAAGGAACTACTGGAGCGACTGGGAGAAGAGTTGGTTGAGAAAGCAGGCCATGGCTACGTAGTTCTGAAGCGCAATAGCGCTCTGGCTTACAAGGACAATGAGGCAATCCGCGAGAAGACGTATGAACGGCTCTATCGGAACGCACTAGAACAAGCAGCAAGAATTGTCCAGAGTGACTGGATGAGGCGACAGTTATTAATAGCGGGGCTGGAAGTCCTGAACAATGATCAAGACCTGCTCAGACGCCTCTTAGGCAACAAGTACATCCCCCGTCAACTCATCCAACTGATGAAGGACACCCTCAAGAAAAAGAATGGGAATTCGTACTACTATGCCCTCTCCGCAGCACAACAGCTGAGAAAGCGGCTCGACCATGAACTTCTCGGGTCGAGAGGCGAACCACTTGGCTGGCGGACAAGCCAACGTCGTCGTGTCTCCAAGTACGTACGAGAGGACCCTTCTAGTTTCTCACTCGCAAGAGATACGATTCGCGGTTGGCTAAAAAACGGCTACCCGTTCGAGACCCCGCTCATGCTCTCGGCAGTCTGTGATTTTTCAGCCTCGACGGAAAACATGCCCGGACAGGGCTACTGGTTCAGCCTCGACAGGGACCGCGAGAACGAGGTCCTCTTCCACCTGAAGCTTCCTCGCCCCATTCGTGGACGCGAACACAAGTCCTCCCCCTATCGCGTGCAGACCCTGACCCTCCGGTTTCTCGACTGGCTGGTCCGTGCCGCACAGAGAGATGAGCGAAAGGCACGGGATGCAGCCATGCACGGAAAGAAGGGGCGCGCACGTCAGTTACGGTTCCGAGCTGCAAAGATGAGAGACCAGCACATGCAGCTCGTGAACACCATAGAACTCCAGCACGCAGTGTATCGCCTCACGCGCCTCAAGAGTCGAAAGGGCGACCCTGAAGAGATCGAGCGACTGAAGACACGGGTCGCACGACTGAGGCTCGCACGACGCAGTGCTCCTCCACGTATAATCATGAGGGGGGAGCGGGTCGTCCTGCAGATACCCTTCCTGCCACCGCATCGCGAACTCATTGCGAAGACCATCGGCGAGAGAGAGTATCACAGACGTGCCGGAGCCGACCGCGGGGTTCGTGTGCCACTGGTGGTCTCGGTGAGTACGGGAAAAGACAGGTATGTCGATGAGATCATCGAGATGACAGGCCTGCTGGAAAGACGAGAGGCGCTCCGGCAGGAGACCCGATGGCTGAGCGGAGAGGTGGCACGAAAAAAGAGGAACTGGGAGTCAAAGACAGAGACAAAAAAGATGGGGACAAGCGAATATAGACAGCAGTATCCCGGGCCTCTCCTGAAGAAGATGAGGCATCTGGCGGCGGTCTGGAGAAAGATACGAAGACTGGACAGAGAGATCGCACGACAGGTGGCCTCACGAGCGGTGTGGTGGTGTGAGGAACACGAGGTGCGGACGCTGGTCTTCGAGAGCCTGAAGAACTACACGCCGCCCGCTGGAAAGAGAGGCCTGTCCTGGGCGCTGAGTACGAACCTGTGGGCCAGAATATGGGAGACCATAGTGTACATGAGGCAGCAGCTGGGCCACAAGTATGGAGGGGTGTGGAGTGTGAACCCCAAGTGGACCTCGCAGACCTGTAGTGCGTGCGGAGAGCGAGGCTACAGGATCGAGTGGCCGGGGGCGAGAGAGGAGCGGCGAGGCGGCGAGTACTTCTACTGTCCGCACTGTGAGGCGGAACTCCATGCGGATGTGAACGCCGCAAGGAATATCATCTATGTGCCCAGTGCCGTTGCTGGGCGGACAGACGGGACGGCATGTCCAAGATTGTCCAACTAA